Genomic window (Pseudomonas hydrolytica):
AGCACCACGAGCTGCAAGCCGCGACGCTGGGCCAGCTGCTGCCAGGGCAGCAGATTGGCATGGTGCTCCAGGGCGCTGATGACGATCTCGTCGCCGGGCTGCAGCAGATGCTCCAGGCCGTAGGCCAGCAGGTTCAGGGCTTCGGTCGAGCCGCGGGTGAAGAGAATCTCATCGCGGCTGGCGGCATTCAGCCAGGCTGCCGCCTTGTCCCGCGTCGCCTCGAAGGCGCGGGTGGCGCGTTCGCCCGGCAGGTGCTGGGCGCGATGTACGTTGGCCGCGCCGCCGGCCAGATAGCCGAGCAGGGCATCGAGCACCGCCTGCGGTTTCTGGGCGGTGGCGGCGCTGTCCAGGTAGGTCTGGCCCTCGCCTGCGAGGGCGAGGATGCCGGGGAAGTCGGCGCGCCAGGGGGAAGTCAGTGACATAGGAGCCTATCCGTAGGGTGCGCCGTGCGCACCGGGTCGCACATGGACGGGTGGCGCACACGGCGCACCCTACTGGATCAGTTGTGGGCGTGCAGGGCTTCGTTCAGCTCGATGGCCGACTTGTGGGTTTTGCACTCCACCGCGCCGGTCTGCGAGTTGCGGCGGAACAGCAGGTCCGGCTGACCGGCCAGTTCGCGCGCCTTGACCACTTTCACCAGTTGGTTCTGGTCGTCGAGCAGGGCCACCTTGGTGCCGGCGGTGACGTACAGGCCCGATTCCACGGTGTTGCGGTCGCCCAGGGGGATGCCGATGCCGGCGTTGGCGCCGATCAGGCAGCCTTCGCCGACCGAGATGACGATGTTGCCGCCGCCGGACAGGGTGCCCATGGTCGAGCAGCCGCCGCCCAGGTCCGAGCCCTTGCCGACGAACACGCCCGCGGAGACGCGGCCTTCGATCATGCCCGGGCCTGCCGTGCCGGCGTTGAAGTTGACGAAGCCTTCGTGCATCACGGTGGTGCCTTCACCGATATAGGCGCCCAGACGGATGCGCGCGCTGTCGGCGATGCGCACGCCGGCCGGCACCACGTAGTCGGTCATCTTGGGGAATTTGTCCACCGAGAACACTTCCAGCAGTTCGCCCTTCAGACGTGCCTCCAGCTGACGCTCGGCCAGCTCGGTCAGGTCGACCGCGCCCTGGCTGGTCCAGGCGACGTTGGGTAGCAGCGGGAAGATGCCGGTCAGGTTCAGGCCGTGCGGCTTGACCAGGCGATGCGACAGCAGGTGCAGCTTGAGGTAGGCCTCCGGAGTGGTGGTCAGCGCGCTGTCTTCGGCCAGGAAGGTTGCCACCAGCGGATTGTGGCTCTCGGCCAGGCGGGTGAGCAGGGCAGCCTGGGCAGCGTCGACGCCCTTGAGGGCATCGGCCAGTTCGCCGGCCTGGGCGCTGGTGAAGGCGATGGCCTGGTTGCCGCCCTGGTAACCGAGAATGGCGGCGGCCTTGTCGCTCAGCTCCGCTGCCGGATTGAGCAGGGGCAGGGCATAGAAGACTTCCAGCCAGTTGCCCTGGCGGTTCTGGGTGCCGACGCCGAAGGCGATGCTGAAGAGGGAGGTGCTCATAGGTGGGTTCCTTGCAACGAAATCGAGGGTAAAGAATCAGGCCAATGCGGCTTGGTAGTTATCCGGTTTGAAGCCGACCAGGGTGCGATCGCCGAGATCGAGCACCGGGCGCTTGATCATCGAGGGCTGGGCCAGCATCAGCTCGATGGCCTTGGCCTGATCGAGGCCGGCCTTCTGCTCGTCGGTGAGCTTGCGGAAGGTGGTGCCGGCGCGGTTGAGAATGGTCTCCCAGCCGTGCTCGTCGCACCATTTCTGCAGGCTCGCGCGGTCGATGCCGGCGGTCTTGTAGTCGTGGAAGTCGTAGGCGATGCCGTGCTCGTCCAGCCAGGTGCGGGCTTTCTTCATGGTGTCGCAGGCCTTGATGCCGTAGAGGTGGATCGCGCTCACGTGATGCTCCGGTTCATCGGTGGTTGGTCGCAGAGAGCGGCAATTATGCCATGACATTGTGCCGGACGACGGATTCCCACCTGGCAGTTGTCCTCGTCGCCGTTCGTCGCAGGGCAGTCAAGAAATGTGCGCCCTTACCGTTACGCCTGATAGTCACATTCGCTTCACCGGGTTGGTGGAGCGTACTCCGTTGGCTTGCACGTTTTACCTGGATGCAAGGTGCGCAAGCCGCCCGCAGTGGTCATCAACATGATCGATCTGAATACCTGGAATCTGACCATTCCTGAGCAAGTGCCTGCCCGTACCATCGAAACCCGCCTGGTGAAAGCCGACTACCGCAGCCCGTACTTCTACCGTTCCGGAACCACCCTGTTGTTCTGGGCGCCGGTGACCGGTACCAGCACCTCCAACAGCCCCTATCCGCGCAGCGAGCTGCGCGAGACCTTTGCCGATGGCAAGCAGCGCAACTGGTTGTACAAAGAGGGCAATCACCGCCTGGCGGCGTCCCTGGCAGTCACTCAGGTTCCCTCCAGCGGCAAGATAGTGATCGGTCAGGTGCATTCCAAGGACAATCCCACGCCCTATATCAAGCTGCAGTACCAACTCGTGCAGGGTGTCGGCTATGTGAACCTGGAGCTGCGCAGAAAACCCGGCGACATCAAGAGTCCGGTGGTGATGACCTACCGCAGCATGCCGCTCAACACCCGCTTCAACTATGCGATCGACATCTCTCGCAAGGGGGACCTGAAGGTGTCGATAGACGGTCTGACCTACACGGACAAGATCGACCCAGCCTGGGCCAGCAAGCGTTTCTACTTCAAGGCAGGCGTCTACACCCTGGATAACCAGGGCCCGCCCAGCGAAGGCGGGCGCGCGGTCTTCCACCAGCTGCGCGCGACCCACGTCAAATGAGGGCCGCGGCCGAACGTTCGGCCGCGGCTTGGCAGTCAGGCGTTTTCGATGAAGCGGCGAATGCGCTCGGCGGCCTCGATGCACTCGGCCAGCGGCGCGACCAGCGCCATGCGCACGCGGCCGGCGCCCGGGTTGATGCCATTCACCTCGCGTGACAGGTAGGAGCCCGGCACCACGGTGACGTGCTCGGCGGCGAACAGTTCGCGGGTGAACAGGGTGTCGTCGCCCGGGGTGCGCGCCCACAGGTAGAAGCCGCCGTCCGGGCGCTGCACGTCCATCACGGGCGCGAGGATATCCAGCACGGCGTCGAACTTCTCGCGGTACAGGTCGCGGTTGGCGCGCACGTGATCCTCGTCGTTCCAGGCGGCGACGCTGGCCAGCTGGGTCTGCACCGGCATGGCGCAGCCGTGGTAGGTGCGATACAGCAAGAAGGCCTTGAGAATCGCGGCGTCGCCGGCGACGAAGCCCGAGCGCAGGCCCGGCAGGTTGGAGCGCTTGGACAGGCTGTGGAACACCACGCAGCGCGCAAAGTCGCTGCGGCCCAGTTCGGCGCAGGCGCTGAGCAGGCCGGGCGGTGGCGCATCCTCATCGAAGTACAGCTCGCTGTAGCATTCGTCGGCGGCGATGATGAAGTCGTGCTTGTCGGCCAGGGCGATCAGTTTCTTCAGCGTCTCCACCGGGATCAGCGCGCCGGTGGGGTTGCCCGGCGAGCACAGGAAGAGAATCTGGCAGCGCTGCCAGACTTCGCTCGGCACCGCGTCGAAGTCCGGGTTGAAGCCATGGGCTTCCAGGCACGGCAGGTAGTGCGGCTCGGCGCCGGCGAGGAACGCCGCACCTTCGTAGATCTGATAGAAGGGATTGGGGCTGACCACCAGGCCCTTGTCATTGCGGTCGACCACGGCCTGGGTGAAGGCGAACAGGGCCTCGCGGGTGCCGTTGACCGGCAGCACGTGGCGCGCGGCATCCAGCCAGCCAGTTGGCACGCCGAAGCGGCGTTCGCACCAGGCGGCGATGCTCTGGCGCAGCTCGGGCAGGCCCAGGGTGGTCGGGTACACGGCGAGCTTGTCGAGGTTGGCGGTCAGCGCCTGGCCGACGAAGTCGGGCGAGCGGTGCTTGGGCTCGCCAATGGACAGGGCGATGGGACGCTTGTCGGCGGCCGGCTGCACGCTGCCGAGCAGTTCGCGCAGTTTCTCGAAGGGGTAGGGCTGGAGCTGGTCGAGGGCTGGGTTCATCGTTATCTCGCGTACATCGGAAGGCGGGGCGGCTCAATCATATGTCGATCTGCAGGCTCTGCGGCTGAGCGCTGGGCTCGGACAGGCGGCGGACGATGGTTTCCTGCAGGCGTGCACAGAGTTCGGGATCGGACAGCGGCTGGTTGTTGGCATCGGTGACGAAGAACACGTCTTCGACCCGTTCGCCCAGGGTGGCGATCTTGGCGTTCTGCAGCGACAGGTCGTATTCGAGGAAGATCCGCCCGATGCGTGCCAGCAGGCCGGGGCGGTCCGGTGCGGTCAGCTCGAGAATGGTCACCGGGCGCTGCGCATCGTTGTGGATGGTCACCTGCGGGGCGAAGGCGAAGTGCTTGAGCTGGCGCGGCACCCGACGCTGGATGATGGTGGGGTACTCGTCCGGGTTCTTCAGCGCTTCGATCAGGCCTTCGCGAATCTGCTTGATGCGCGCGGGGTTGTCGCCGATCGAGCCGCCGTCGGCGTCCAGCACCACGTAGGTATCGAGGGTGAACTGGCTGGTGGAGGTGATGATGCGCGCATCGTGAATGTTCAGGTTGAGCTGGCTCATCGCGGCCACGGTCACGGCGAAGAAATCGTGCTGGTCCGGGGCGTAGATGAAGATCTGCGTACCGCCCTCGAACTCGCGCTGGGTGGTTTCCTTGATCAGCACCAGCGGGCCGCTGTCGGCCGGGTGCTGGAGAATGGCCTCGGTATGCCAGGCCACGTCGTTGGCGGTATGGCGCAGGAAGTAGTCGTCGCCGAGCTGGCTCCACAGCTGTTCGGCGTCGTCCGGGTCGGTGCCACCGCGCACCAGGATGTCCAGCGCCGCACTCTGCGTCTGGCGAATCTGTTCTTCGCGATCCAGCGGGTTTTCCAGGCCGCGGCGCAGCGCACGCTTGGTCTCGGTGTAGAGCTGGCGCAGCAGGCTGGCGCGCCAGGAGTTCCACAGGCTCGGGTTGGTGGCGTTGATGTCGGCCACGGTCAGCACGTAGAGGTAGTCCAGGTGGGTCTGGTCGCCGACGAACTGGGCGAAGTCGTGGATCACCTGCGGGTCGGACAGGTCCTTGCGCTGCGCGGTGGTGGACATCACCAGGTGGTGCTGCACCAGCCAGACGATCAGGGCGCTGTCCCAGGCCGGCAGCTGATGCCGGCGGGCGAAGGCTTCGGCGTCCACCGCGCCCAGCTCGGAGTGGTCGCCGCCGCGGCCCTTGCCGATGTCGTGGTAGAGCCCGGCAAGGTAGATCAGCTCGGGCTTGGGCAGTCGGTCGATGAGCTTGCTGGCCAGCGGGAACTTCTCCGCCAGCTCCGGCCAGCGGAACTTGCGCAGGTGCTTGATCAGGTTGAGGGTGTGCGCATCGACCGTATAGATGTGGAACAGGTCGTGCTGCATCTGCCCGACGATATGGCCGAACTCCGGCAGGTAGCGGCCGAGGATGCCGTAGCGGTTCATGCGGCGCAGGTTGCGGTGGATGCCTTCCTTGCACTTGAACAGCTCGATGAACAGGCTGGTGTTGCGGATGTCCTTGCGGAAGTCGTCGTCGATCAGGTGGCGGCTGTCGCGCAGCAGGCGAATGCTGTCGGCGCGTACGCCCTTGATCTCGGGGTTCTGCGCCATCAGCACGAAGACTTCGAGGATGGCGAAGGGGGTGCGCTTGAAGACGTTCGGGTGGGTCACCTCGATATAGCCGTCGCGCACCTGGAAGCGGCTGTTCAGCGGTGTGGCCGGGCCGCTTTCGCCGGCGCGCAGGATGACTTCCTCGAAGTGCTGGTTGATCAGGTCCGACAGCTCGGAAATGCCCATGACCACGCGGTAGTACTTCTGCATGAAGTGCTCGATGCTGCGCTTGCCGTCGCCGTCCTGATAGCCGAACAGGGCGGCGATCCTGGCCTGGTAGTCGAACAGCAGGCGGTCTTCGGCGCGCCCAGCGAGCATGTGCAGGGCGTAGCGCACCTTCCACAGGAACTCCTGGCTGGAGGAGAGCAGGGCGTATTCGCTTTCCAGCAGAAAGCCCTGGCCCACCAGGGCCTGCAGGTTGAGGGTGCCGAACTGGCGGCGAGCGACCCAGAGCACGGTCTGGATGTCGCGCAGCCCGCCGGGTGAGCCTTTGACGTTGGGCTCGAGGTTGTACTCGGTGTCGTTGTACTTGGCGTGGCGCGCCTTGCGCTCCTCGCGCTTGGCCAGATAGAAGTGCTTGCTCGGCCACATCTGTTCGCTGCTGGTCACCTGCTGCATGCGCTGGCGCAGATGTTCCGGGCCGGCGATGGTGCGGCTTTCCATCAGGTTGGTGATCACCGTCAGGTCGGCGCGTGCTTCTTCGGCGCATTCGTCGACCGAACGCACGCTCTGGCCCACTTCCAGGCCGATGTCCCAGAGCAGGGTGAGAAAGCCTTCGATGGGCTCGCGGAAGATTTCATGATCGCTGCTGTCGAGCAGGATCAGCAGATCGATATCCGAGTAGGGGTGCAGTTCGCCGCGGCCATAACCGCCGACGGCGAGCAGGGCGATATCGGCGTCCTCGCTCCAGGCGAAGCGTTTCCAGGCTTCCTGCAGGATCTGGTCGACGAACCAGGCGCGGTCCTCCACCAGACGGCGGATGTCGCGGCCGCCCTTGAAGCGCGCATCGAGCACCTCGCGGGCATGGCGGATAGCCTTCTTGAAGGCGGCGATGGGGCTGGACTTGAGCGCCAGCTCGGCCTGGAACTGACCGCGGTCAAACAGTTCGGGGTCCATCTGCGGCATGCAGGCGCCTTCCTCTTAAAGGTTCGTAGGGTGCGCCATGCGCACCACAAGCTTCAATGGTGCGCACGGCGCACCCTACGGATCGCGGTCAGGCCGAGGTGCGCGGCAGGGTATCGTCGCTGCGCAGGGTCAGGATCTCGTAGCCGTTGGCGGTGACCAGCACGGTGTGCTCCCACTGCGCCGACAGCTTGCGGTCCTTGGTAATGGCGGTCCAGCCATCGCCGAGCAGACGGGTTTCCGGGCGTCCCTGGTTGATCATCGGCTCGATGGTGAAGGTCATGCCTTCCTTGAGTTCCATGCCGGTACCGGCCTTGCCGTAGTGCAGCACCTGCGGTTCTTCATGGAACACGGCGCCGATGCCGTGGCCGCAGTATTCGCGCACCACGGAAAAACCGTTCTTCTCGGCGTGTTTCTGGATCACCTCGCCGATATCGCCCAGGCGCGTGCCCGGTTTGACCAGCTCGATGCCTTTATACATGCACTCCTGGGTGATCCTGGCCAGACGCTCAGCCCACTCCGCCACCTTGCCGACCATGAACATCTTGCTGGTGTCGCCGTGGTAGCCATCCTTGATCACGGTGACGTCGATGTTCAGCACGTCACCCTCTTTCAACGGCTTGTCGTTGGGGATGCCGTGACACACCACATGGTTGATCGAGGTGCAGATCGACTTGGGGAAGCCCTTGTAGTTGAGCGGCGCGGGAATGGCTTTCTGCACGTTGACGATGTAGTCGTGACAGATGCGGTCCAGCTCGTCGGTAGTGACGCCAGGCTTGACGTGCTCGCCGATCATCTCCAGCACTTCGGCGGCCAGGCGACCGGCGACGCGCATTTTCTCGATTTCTTCGGGGGATTTGATGGTGACGGACATATGAAGCTCTCGGGCGCGAACGGAAAAGGGGAGTATCTTAGCAGCTACGAGCCGCAAGCCCCAAAAGGCAGCTGCAAGCCCCTGGCGTCGAGAAGCGCGCGCAGCGCCGTGTGCTTTGGTGGAGAAGCTTTGTCTGTGCTTGCAGTGCGAGGCTTGTAGCTTGCGGCTGCTTTGTATGGTATAAAACGCGCCGCTTTACGGGCAGCAGGCCCGAAAGCCTTAAACCCACACACGTATCGACACGGTTTCCTGGGTGCCCGCGAGGGTTGGAAGCTGGGATGCGTGGAGGCCTAACCCGACTTATCAAGGAACTATCATGTCCCAAGTCAACATGCGCGATATGCTGAAGGCCGGTGTGCACTTCGGCCACCAGACCCGTTACTGGAACCCGAAAATGGGCAAGTACATTTTCGGCGCGCGCAACAAGATTCACATCATCAACCTCGAAAAAACCCTGCCGATGTTCAACGACGCCCTGTCGTTCGTTGAGAAGCTGGCTGCTGGCAAGAACAAGATCCTGTTCGTCGGCACCAAGCGTTCCGCTGGCAAGATCGTTCGCGAAGAAGCTGCTCGTTGCGGCTCGCCGTTCGTCGATCACCGCTGGCTGGGCGGCATGCTGACCAACTACAAGACCATCCGTGCTTCGATCAAGCGCCTGCGCGAGCTGGAAACCCAGTCCCAGGACGGCACCTTCGCCAAGCTGACCAAGAAAGAAGCCCTGATGCGCTCCCGTGATCTGGAAAAACTGGATCGCAGCCTGGGCGGTATCAAGGACATGGGCGGTCTGCCGGACGCGCTGTTCGTGATCGACGTCGACCACGAGCGCATCGCCATCACCGAAGCCAACAAGCTGGGCATTCCGGTCATCGGCGTTGTCGATACCAACAGCAGCCCGGAAGGCGTTGACTACATCATCCCAGGTAACGACGACGCCATCCGCGCCATCCAGCTGTACATGGGTGCCATGGCCGACGCCGTGATCCGTGGTCGCAGCAACGCTGGCGGCGCGACTGAAGAGTTCGTCGAAGAAGCTCCGGCTGCCGAGAGCGCCGAAGGCTAGGCGGTAACGCCAAGCATTTAGCGTTATGCGCTGTGCAAGAAGGGGGCTAGGCCCCCTTTTTGCCACTCACAGATTTGATCGCCCGCCTGGCGGGTGAATGGTTGAAGACCTACCGAGAGGATTTTCAAGATGGCAGAGATTACTGCAGCCCTGGTTAAAGAACTGCGCGAGCGTACCGGCCAAGGCATGATGGAATGCAAGAAGGCCCTGGTTGCCGCCGGTGGCGACATCGAGAAAGCCATTGATGACATGCGCGCTTCCGGTGCCATCAAGGCTGCCAAGAAGGCCGGCAACATCGCCGCCGAAGGCTCCATCGCCGTTCGCGTCGAAGGCGGCCGTGGCGTGATCATCGAAGTCAACTCGCAGACCGACTTCCTCGCCCTGCAGGAC
Coding sequences:
- a CDS encoding [protein-PII] uridylyltransferase — protein: MPQMDPELFDRGQFQAELALKSSPIAAFKKAIRHAREVLDARFKGGRDIRRLVEDRAWFVDQILQEAWKRFAWSEDADIALLAVGGYGRGELHPYSDIDLLILLDSSDHEIFREPIEGFLTLLWDIGLEVGQSVRSVDECAEEARADLTVITNLMESRTIAGPEHLRQRMQQVTSSEQMWPSKHFYLAKREERKARHAKYNDTEYNLEPNVKGSPGGLRDIQTVLWVARRQFGTLNLQALVGQGFLLESEYALLSSSQEFLWKVRYALHMLAGRAEDRLLFDYQARIAALFGYQDGDGKRSIEHFMQKYYRVVMGISELSDLINQHFEEVILRAGESGPATPLNSRFQVRDGYIEVTHPNVFKRTPFAILEVFVLMAQNPEIKGVRADSIRLLRDSRHLIDDDFRKDIRNTSLFIELFKCKEGIHRNLRRMNRYGILGRYLPEFGHIVGQMQHDLFHIYTVDAHTLNLIKHLRKFRWPELAEKFPLASKLIDRLPKPELIYLAGLYHDIGKGRGGDHSELGAVDAEAFARRHQLPAWDSALIVWLVQHHLVMSTTAQRKDLSDPQVIHDFAQFVGDQTHLDYLYVLTVADINATNPSLWNSWRASLLRQLYTETKRALRRGLENPLDREEQIRQTQSAALDILVRGGTDPDDAEQLWSQLGDDYFLRHTANDVAWHTEAILQHPADSGPLVLIKETTQREFEGGTQIFIYAPDQHDFFAVTVAAMSQLNLNIHDARIITSTSQFTLDTYVVLDADGGSIGDNPARIKQIREGLIEALKNPDEYPTIIQRRVPRQLKHFAFAPQVTIHNDAQRPVTILELTAPDRPGLLARIGRIFLEYDLSLQNAKIATLGERVEDVFFVTDANNQPLSDPELCARLQETIVRRLSEPSAQPQSLQIDI
- a CDS encoding arsenate reductase, whose amino-acid sequence is MKKARTWLDEHGIAYDFHDYKTAGIDRASLQKWCDEHGWETILNRAGTTFRKLTDEQKAGLDQAKAIELMLAQPSMIKRPVLDLGDRTLVGFKPDNYQAALA
- the rpsB gene encoding 30S ribosomal protein S2, which gives rise to MSQVNMRDMLKAGVHFGHQTRYWNPKMGKYIFGARNKIHIINLEKTLPMFNDALSFVEKLAAGKNKILFVGTKRSAGKIVREEAARCGSPFVDHRWLGGMLTNYKTIRASIKRLRELETQSQDGTFAKLTKKEALMRSRDLEKLDRSLGGIKDMGGLPDALFVIDVDHERIAITEANKLGIPVIGVVDTNSSPEGVDYIIPGNDDAIRAIQLYMGAMADAVIRGRSNAGGATEEFVEEAPAAESAEG
- the map gene encoding type I methionyl aminopeptidase, which codes for MSVTIKSPEEIEKMRVAGRLAAEVLEMIGEHVKPGVTTDELDRICHDYIVNVQKAIPAPLNYKGFPKSICTSINHVVCHGIPNDKPLKEGDVLNIDVTVIKDGYHGDTSKMFMVGKVAEWAERLARITQECMYKGIELVKPGTRLGDIGEVIQKHAEKNGFSVVREYCGHGIGAVFHEEPQVLHYGKAGTGMELKEGMTFTIEPMINQGRPETRLLGDGWTAITKDRKLSAQWEHTVLVTANGYEILTLRSDDTLPRTSA
- the dapC gene encoding succinyldiaminopimelate transaminase gives rise to the protein MNPALDQLQPYPFEKLRELLGSVQPAADKRPIALSIGEPKHRSPDFVGQALTANLDKLAVYPTTLGLPELRQSIAAWCERRFGVPTGWLDAARHVLPVNGTREALFAFTQAVVDRNDKGLVVSPNPFYQIYEGAAFLAGAEPHYLPCLEAHGFNPDFDAVPSEVWQRCQILFLCSPGNPTGALIPVETLKKLIALADKHDFIIAADECYSELYFDEDAPPPGLLSACAELGRSDFARCVVFHSLSKRSNLPGLRSGFVAGDAAILKAFLLYRTYHGCAMPVQTQLASVAAWNDEDHVRANRDLYREKFDAVLDILAPVMDVQRPDGGFYLWARTPGDDTLFTRELFAAEHVTVVPGSYLSREVNGINPGAGRVRMALVAPLAECIEAAERIRRFIENA
- the dapD gene encoding 2,3,4,5-tetrahydropyridine-2,6-dicarboxylate N-succinyltransferase is translated as MSTSLFSIAFGVGTQNRQGNWLEVFYALPLLNPAAELSDKAAAILGYQGGNQAIAFTSAQAGELADALKGVDAAQAALLTRLAESHNPLVATFLAEDSALTTTPEAYLKLHLLSHRLVKPHGLNLTGIFPLLPNVAWTSQGAVDLTELAERQLEARLKGELLEVFSVDKFPKMTDYVVPAGVRIADSARIRLGAYIGEGTTVMHEGFVNFNAGTAGPGMIEGRVSAGVFVGKGSDLGGGCSTMGTLSGGGNIVISVGEGCLIGANAGIGIPLGDRNTVESGLYVTAGTKVALLDDQNQLVKVVKARELAGQPDLLFRRNSQTGAVECKTHKSAIELNEALHAHN
- a CDS encoding polysaccharide lyase family 7 protein, which codes for MRKPPAVVINMIDLNTWNLTIPEQVPARTIETRLVKADYRSPYFYRSGTTLLFWAPVTGTSTSNSPYPRSELRETFADGKQRNWLYKEGNHRLAASLAVTQVPSSGKIVIGQVHSKDNPTPYIKLQYQLVQGVGYVNLELRRKPGDIKSPVVMTYRSMPLNTRFNYAIDISRKGDLKVSIDGLTYTDKIDPAWASKRFYFKAGVYTLDNQGPPSEGGRAVFHQLRATHVK